The following proteins are encoded in a genomic region of Alnus glutinosa chromosome 8, dhAlnGlut1.1, whole genome shotgun sequence:
- the LOC133876160 gene encoding uncharacterized protein LOC133876160, with translation MGASGASGGILIMWDRRVVEKVDDCVGQYTLVVSLRNIDDNFLWAFGSVYGPNDDGERRVLWNEMAGLMSWWDRPWCFGGDFNVVRFPSERSGAGGFSTAMEEFSEFIHGQSLVDIPLQGGQFTWSNNQVWSKIDRFLLSPEWEEHYPNVSQSRLPRLLSDHFPLMFDCGAQREGKGYFKFENMWLKSNGFVDLVQRWWESYVFQGLPSFVMANKLKALKVDLKKWNAEVFGDVGKKKKELLEGINELECFEEARGLVEEERVQKSDMIRELEKTLLCEEVNWRQKSRALWLKEGDNNTKFFHRVANSHRRFNHVGVLRINVALSSDPVEIKDHIVNYYDS, from the coding sequence ATGGGGGCTAGTGGGGCGTCAGGTGGGATTCtaattatgtgggataggagggttgtggagaaggtgGATGATTGCGTGGGACAATATACGTTAGTTGTTTCGTTGCGTAACATTGATGATAATTTTTTGTGGGCCTTTGGGAGtgtgtatgggcctaatgatgatggggagaggagGGTGTTGTGGAATGAGATggctggattgatgagttggtgggataggCCGTGGTGTTttgggggagatttcaatgtgGTGCGGTTTCCAAGTGAGCGTTCCGGTGCTGGTGGTTTTTCTACTGCTATGGAAGAGTTCTCAGAGTTCATTCATGGGCAAAGTTTGGTGGATATTCCTCTCCAGGGAGGGCAAttcacttggtccaataatcaggtatggtctaaaattgatagattCCTTTTATCTCCGGAATGGGAAGAACATTACCCTAATGTGTCACAAAGTCGTTTGCCTAGACTTTTATCggatcattttcctttgatgttcgATTGTGGAGCGCAAAGAGAAGGGAAAGgatacttcaaatttgaaaacatgtggctcaaatccAATGGCTTTGTAGATCTTGTGCAacgttggtgggagtcttatgtTTTTCAAGGTCTGCCAAGTTTTGTGATGGCTaacaagttgaaagctttaaaggtggatttgaagaaatggaatgcggAGGTTTTCGGGGatgtggggaagaagaagaaggaattattggaaGGTATTAACGAGCTGGAGTGTTTTGAAGAAGCTCGGGGGCTAGTGGAGGAGGAGCGGGTTCAGAAGTCAGACATGATCAGGGAGCTGGAAAAAACTCTCTTGTGtgaggaggttaattggaggcaaaaatctcgggCTCTGTGGCTTAAGGAAGGGGATAATaatactaaattctttcacAGGGTGGCTAATTCACATCGGAGGTTCAACCATGTGGGAGTCTTAAGGATCAATGTTGCTTTGTCTTCGGATCCGGTGGAAATTAAGGATCATATTGTGAATTATTATGACTCATAG